From one Microbacterium sp. 10M-3C3 genomic stretch:
- a CDS encoding thiamine pyrophosphate-dependent enzyme translates to MSYSRFEAMKLLGARLRDELVILSLGGAVDEWYNAAPHMRDASLFQQQLGCVTPEAFGLAVGLPHRRIVSLDTDGGLLFNLGILATLGNERPENLFVVVWDNEQYQSIGGPATHTAKGRVDLAAIARGAGVDKAFTAETLDEFDAHCAAGLAASEPYLVVAKTDGILEPGITRKHSDGREDKYIFVRHVEETEGITIMGPSEHN, encoded by the coding sequence ATGAGCTACTCCCGATTCGAAGCCATGAAGCTGCTCGGCGCGCGCCTGCGCGACGAGCTCGTCATCCTCTCCCTCGGCGGCGCCGTCGACGAGTGGTACAACGCTGCCCCCCACATGCGCGACGCGTCGCTGTTCCAGCAGCAGCTCGGGTGCGTCACGCCGGAGGCGTTCGGCCTCGCCGTCGGCCTCCCCCACCGGCGCATCGTGTCGCTCGACACCGACGGCGGACTGCTGTTCAACCTCGGCATCCTCGCGACCCTCGGCAACGAACGGCCGGAGAACCTCTTCGTCGTGGTGTGGGACAACGAGCAGTACCAGTCGATCGGCGGCCCCGCCACGCACACGGCGAAGGGCCGCGTCGATCTCGCCGCGATCGCCCGCGGCGCGGGCGTGGACAAGGCGTTCACGGCCGAGACGCTCGACGAGTTCGACGCCCACTGCGCGGCCGGGCTCGCCGCATCCGAGCCCTACCTCGTGGTCGCGAAGACGGACGGCATCCTCGAGCCGGGGATCACGCGCAAGCACTCCGACGGGCGCGAGGACAAGTACATCTTCGTGCGCCACGTCGAGGAGACCGAGGGCATCACGATCATGGGCCCGAGCGAGCACAACTGA
- a CDS encoding thiamine pyrophosphate-binding protein has translation MRADAVEAVLRGLKRAGVSVATYLPDSLLKELYPALDADDDIRTIPVTNEGEGAAIAGGVFLSGKRAVLVMENSGLRAATEHLARMGLGAGIPVVMIMSYRGEMGENNWWAIPHGITMEPLLQALRTPYTIVRDVDEIETAIVRAYETAYASYYHAAIVLGGDLVR, from the coding sequence ATGAGAGCCGATGCCGTCGAGGCGGTGCTGCGCGGGCTGAAGCGGGCCGGTGTGAGCGTCGCGACCTACCTGCCCGACTCGCTGCTGAAGGAACTGTACCCGGCGCTCGACGCGGACGACGACATCCGCACCATCCCGGTGACGAACGAGGGCGAGGGCGCCGCGATCGCGGGCGGCGTGTTCCTCTCCGGCAAGCGCGCCGTGCTCGTGATGGAGAATTCAGGTCTGCGCGCCGCGACGGAGCACCTCGCACGGATGGGCCTCGGCGCCGGCATCCCGGTCGTGATGATCATGAGCTACCGGGGCGAGATGGGCGAGAACAACTGGTGGGCGATCCCCCACGGCATCACGATGGAGCCGCTCCTGCAGGCCCTGCGCACGCCGTACACGATCGTGCGCGACGTCGACGAGATCGAGACCGCGATCGTCCGCGCCTACGAGACCGCCTATGCGTCGTACTACCACGCCGCGATCGTCCTCGGAGGAGATCTGGTCCGATGA
- a CDS encoding NtaA/DmoA family FMN-dependent monooxygenase (This protein belongs to a clade of FMN-dependent monooxygenases, within a broader family of flavin-dependent oxidoreductases, the luciferase-like monooxygenase (LMM) family, some of whose members use coenzyme F420 rather than FMN.), producing the protein MAKRIALGVFEMMNPSNGMPTWTDPRGRGDDWDRLDYWVDLARTLDSAGFDFLFFADTYGYATLDGAMPEEVAAHGIQFPALDPMLAIAALARETARLGFVVTSPTTVEKPYGTARRFATLDRLTGGRIGWNVVTGSSQATTDELFGVTAQLTHDQRYDAADDFLDTCLRHWEHSWEDDAEVRDRGRGVYADPAKLHRVEVDGTYQRSRGIFAVPPTPQRTPMLFQAGTSDRGRAYAARNAEAVFIQGQSIASAAAHVADIREQAVRHGRRPEDVKVITGMTVTVAPTRAEALALRAEYEALLARADAAVMFAGITGLDLTGLDPDTRVVDLHTDLGQTLVQRYARQNPDMKVGEILDQFRTKAIRGFQITGAPEEVADEIEAIVDGSGIDGVMLEPTFGGPDAYRAFVELVLPILVARGRAAAPGGTTLREHLTGTPRLAPTHRAHALRASEPAAAAASA; encoded by the coding sequence ATGGCGAAGCGCATCGCGCTGGGCGTGTTCGAGATGATGAACCCCAGCAACGGCATGCCGACGTGGACCGACCCGCGCGGCCGAGGCGACGACTGGGATCGGCTCGATTACTGGGTGGACCTCGCGCGGACGCTGGATTCCGCCGGGTTCGACTTCCTCTTCTTCGCCGACACCTACGGGTACGCGACGCTCGACGGCGCGATGCCCGAGGAGGTCGCGGCCCACGGCATCCAATTCCCCGCGCTCGACCCGATGCTCGCGATCGCCGCGCTCGCGCGGGAGACCGCGCGACTCGGCTTCGTCGTCACCTCGCCGACCACCGTGGAGAAGCCGTACGGCACCGCGCGTCGGTTCGCGACGCTCGACCGCCTGACGGGCGGCCGCATCGGCTGGAACGTCGTGACCGGCAGCTCGCAGGCGACCACCGACGAGCTGTTCGGCGTCACGGCGCAGCTCACGCACGACCAGCGCTACGACGCCGCCGATGACTTCCTCGACACGTGCCTCCGGCACTGGGAGCACAGCTGGGAGGACGACGCCGAGGTGCGCGACCGCGGTCGGGGCGTGTACGCCGACCCCGCGAAGCTGCACCGCGTCGAGGTGGACGGGACGTATCAGCGCTCGCGCGGGATCTTCGCCGTGCCGCCGACGCCGCAGCGGACGCCGATGCTGTTCCAGGCCGGCACGTCCGATCGCGGCCGGGCGTACGCCGCCCGCAACGCCGAGGCCGTGTTCATCCAGGGGCAGTCGATCGCCTCGGCCGCCGCGCACGTCGCCGACATCCGCGAGCAGGCGGTCCGGCACGGTCGCCGCCCCGAGGACGTCAAGGTCATCACGGGCATGACCGTGACGGTCGCCCCGACGCGCGCGGAGGCGCTCGCCCTGCGCGCGGAGTACGAGGCGCTGCTCGCGCGGGCCGACGCCGCCGTCATGTTCGCGGGCATCACGGGGCTCGACCTCACGGGGCTCGACCCCGATACGCGCGTCGTCGACCTGCACACCGACCTCGGGCAGACGCTCGTGCAGCGCTACGCACGGCAGAACCCCGACATGAAGGTCGGCGAGATCCTCGATCAGTTCCGCACGAAGGCGATCCGCGGCTTCCAGATCACCGGCGCACCCGAGGAGGTCGCCGACGAGATCGAGGCGATCGTCGACGGCTCCGGCATCGACGGCGTCATGCTCGAGCCCACCTTCGGCGGGCCCGACGCGTACCGCGCGTTCGTCGAGCTCGTGCTGCCGATCCTCGTCGCGCGTGGCCGGGCCGCGGCGCCCGGCGGCACGACGCTGCGCGAGCACCTCACCGGCACGCCCCGGCTCGCCCCCACCCACCGTGCGCACGCGCTGCGCGCATCCGAGCCCGCGGCGGCCGCCGCATCCGCCTGA
- a CDS encoding aldehyde dehydrogenase family protein, protein MITISEHPLRDRVRAFLADDPGRLLIGGRWTDAAGGERFVTLDPATGRPLAEVARGRAEDVAAAVAAARTALAGEWGRMRPADRGALLWRIADLMQEHLDDLAELETLDQGKSLRTSRFGEVPAAINQFRYYAGWPTKILGETIPTSLSRTPPGKEVFAYTRREPVGVVAAIVPWNSPLIMTAMKLAPALAAGCTIVLKPAENTPLTALYLARLLQEAGVPDGVVNVVTGYGGEAGQALADAAGVDKLAFTGSTAVGKRLVAAASGSLKRLTLELGGKSPALVMPDADLDATIEGISRGIFDNGGQVCVASARVYAHRDVYHHVVDGMAAFGERLRLGHGLDAASDLGPLVSEVQAQRVAGYIDEGRAEGATVVTGGERGGPAGTFYTPTVVTDVRADMRLMREEIFGPVAVVTPFDDVDEVVGWANDSPYGLAASVWTEGLSDAHRIAARLQAGTVWVNCHSFLGPELPKGGHKESGWGYENGPQGLENYLETKTVVMVI, encoded by the coding sequence GTGATCACGATCTCCGAGCACCCGCTGCGCGACCGGGTGCGGGCGTTCCTCGCCGACGACCCCGGCCGCCTCCTCATCGGCGGACGGTGGACGGATGCGGCGGGCGGCGAGCGGTTCGTGACGCTCGACCCCGCGACCGGCCGACCGCTCGCCGAGGTCGCCCGCGGTCGCGCAGAGGACGTCGCGGCGGCCGTCGCCGCCGCGCGCACCGCGCTCGCAGGCGAGTGGGGCCGGATGCGGCCCGCCGACCGTGGCGCGCTGCTGTGGCGTATCGCCGACCTCATGCAGGAGCACCTCGACGACCTCGCCGAGCTCGAGACCCTCGACCAGGGGAAGAGCCTGCGCACGTCCCGGTTCGGCGAGGTGCCGGCCGCCATCAACCAGTTCCGCTACTACGCGGGCTGGCCGACGAAGATCCTCGGCGAGACCATCCCGACCTCCCTCAGCCGTACGCCTCCCGGCAAGGAGGTGTTCGCCTACACGCGGCGCGAGCCGGTGGGCGTGGTCGCCGCGATCGTGCCATGGAACTCGCCGCTCATCATGACCGCGATGAAGCTCGCGCCCGCCCTCGCCGCGGGCTGCACGATCGTGCTGAAGCCGGCCGAGAACACCCCGCTCACCGCGCTCTACCTCGCGCGGCTGCTGCAGGAGGCGGGCGTGCCCGACGGCGTCGTCAACGTCGTCACGGGCTACGGCGGCGAGGCCGGCCAGGCGCTGGCGGATGCTGCGGGCGTCGACAAGCTCGCGTTCACCGGCTCCACCGCGGTCGGCAAGCGGCTCGTGGCCGCCGCATCCGGCAGCCTCAAGCGCCTCACGCTCGAGCTCGGCGGGAAGTCGCCCGCGCTCGTCATGCCCGACGCCGACCTCGACGCGACGATCGAGGGCATCTCGCGCGGCATCTTCGACAACGGCGGCCAGGTGTGCGTCGCGAGCGCGCGGGTCTACGCGCACCGCGACGTGTACCACCACGTCGTCGACGGCATGGCCGCGTTCGGGGAGCGGCTGCGGCTCGGGCACGGCCTCGACGCCGCATCCGATCTGGGTCCGCTCGTGAGCGAGGTGCAGGCGCAGCGCGTCGCGGGGTACATCGACGAGGGGCGCGCGGAGGGCGCGACGGTCGTCACCGGCGGCGAGCGCGGCGGACCCGCGGGCACGTTCTACACCCCGACCGTCGTCACCGACGTGCGCGCCGACATGCGGCTCATGCGCGAGGAGATCTTCGGACCCGTCGCGGTCGTCACCCCGTTCGACGACGTCGACGAGGTGGTCGGGTGGGCGAACGACTCCCCCTACGGCCTCGCGGCGAGCGTGTGGACCGAAGGCCTCAGCGACGCGCACCGCATCGCGGCGCGCCTGCAGGCCGGCACGGTGTGGGTGAACTGCCACTCCTTCCTCGGCCCCGAGCTGCCCAAGGGCGGCCACAAGGAGTCGGGCTGGGGCTACGAGAACGGGCCGCAGGGCCTGGAGAACTACCTGGAGACCAAGACCGTGGTGATGGTGATCTGA
- a CDS encoding amidohydrolase produces the protein MTRSTLLVPDLVVTMDDALSVLPDAAVLVTGDTIAAVGRAAKLAAAHPDAERVDLPDRLLMPGLINAHHHSGMLRGTAEHLPVWEWLRLHIDPMHRVLRPDEAEAAAWLCYAEGLLSGTTTVVDMWRYMDGAVRAASALGNRVVTVNYVGAHPDFDYFDTLDDNERMLRQHTGAANGRVMPWVGLEHPFYADAAGQKRAIAMARAYDTGLYTHCSESEIELADFAERHGARPMFALEALGFFDAPRAMIAHAVWLDQAEVDLIAARGVGVSHNPVSNMKLASGMAPVAEMLAAGVNVGLGTDGEKENNNLDMFEEMKVASLLGKLRKMDAAAMDSWDVLRMATRGGAAAIGRGDELGAITAGRKADLVAVRTDTPRMTPLLPAGDYANIHHNLVHAVRGSDVDLTMVDGDVVVRDGRLVNADLAELIDRVRSLVPGLFERRSAWLARQDDPAGLFHG, from the coding sequence GTGACCCGCTCCACGCTGCTCGTGCCCGACCTCGTCGTCACGATGGACGACGCCCTGTCCGTGCTGCCGGATGCGGCGGTGCTCGTCACAGGCGACACGATCGCCGCGGTCGGCCGCGCCGCGAAGCTCGCCGCCGCCCACCCCGACGCGGAGCGTGTCGACCTCCCCGACCGGCTCCTCATGCCCGGCCTCATCAACGCGCACCACCACTCCGGCATGCTGCGCGGCACCGCCGAGCACCTGCCGGTGTGGGAGTGGCTGCGCCTGCACATCGACCCGATGCACCGCGTGCTGCGCCCCGACGAGGCGGAGGCGGCCGCGTGGCTCTGCTACGCGGAAGGGCTCCTGTCGGGCACGACGACGGTGGTCGACATGTGGCGGTACATGGACGGCGCCGTGCGCGCCGCATCCGCCCTCGGCAATCGCGTCGTCACCGTCAACTACGTCGGCGCGCACCCCGACTTCGACTACTTCGACACCCTCGACGACAACGAGCGGATGCTGCGGCAGCACACCGGCGCCGCGAACGGCCGCGTGATGCCGTGGGTGGGGCTCGAGCACCCGTTCTACGCCGACGCGGCCGGGCAGAAGCGCGCCATCGCGATGGCGCGCGCGTACGACACCGGGCTGTACACGCACTGCAGCGAGTCGGAGATCGAGCTCGCCGACTTCGCCGAGCGTCACGGCGCGCGCCCCATGTTCGCCCTCGAGGCGCTGGGGTTCTTCGACGCGCCGCGCGCGATGATCGCGCACGCCGTGTGGCTCGACCAGGCCGAGGTCGACCTCATCGCCGCGCGCGGGGTGGGGGTGTCGCACAACCCGGTGTCGAACATGAAGCTCGCGAGCGGCATGGCGCCCGTGGCCGAGATGCTCGCCGCCGGCGTGAACGTCGGCCTCGGCACCGACGGCGAGAAGGAGAACAACAACCTCGACATGTTCGAGGAGATGAAGGTCGCGTCGCTCCTGGGCAAGCTGCGCAAGATGGACGCGGCCGCGATGGACTCGTGGGACGTGCTGCGCATGGCGACCCGCGGCGGTGCCGCCGCGATCGGGCGCGGCGACGAGCTCGGCGCCATCACGGCGGGACGCAAGGCCGACCTCGTCGCGGTGCGCACCGACACCCCGCGCATGACGCCGCTGCTGCCGGCGGGCGACTACGCGAACATCCACCACAACCTCGTGCACGCGGTACGCGGCTCCGACGTCGACCTGACCATGGTCGACGGCGACGTTGTCGTGCGCGACGGCCGGCTCGTCAATGCCGACCTCGCCGAGCTGATCGACCGCGTCCGCTCGCTCGTGCCGGGCCTGTTCGAGCGCCGCAGCGCGTGGCTCGCCCGCCAGGACGATCCGGCCGGCCTCTTCCACGGCTGA
- a CDS encoding helix-turn-helix domain-containing protein — protein MSDAMIGAALGKAVRAARTDRGLSMRALAAAAEISQPFLSQIESGQTMPSVVTLFRLAKGLGISPSELLPSVAEPEPVYLTRAADAQRVRVMETDDRATSRVLSSGSARGANVQEYRLVGPYTGDWFESDGEITSYVVEGSIIATIEGRGEWELGPGDALWHPGALRNRWEIRDDGTATVLLVYASE, from the coding sequence GTGTCGGATGCGATGATCGGGGCCGCCCTCGGCAAGGCGGTCCGTGCCGCGCGCACCGACCGCGGCCTGTCGATGCGCGCCCTCGCCGCTGCCGCGGAGATCAGCCAGCCGTTCCTCAGCCAGATCGAGTCGGGGCAGACGATGCCGTCGGTCGTGACGCTGTTCCGCCTGGCGAAAGGCCTCGGCATCTCGCCGTCGGAACTGCTCCCCTCCGTCGCCGAGCCCGAGCCGGTCTACCTCACCCGCGCGGCCGACGCGCAGCGCGTGCGCGTCATGGAGACCGACGACCGGGCGACCAGCCGCGTGCTGTCCTCCGGCAGCGCGCGCGGTGCGAACGTGCAGGAGTACCGGCTCGTGGGCCCGTACACGGGCGACTGGTTCGAGTCCGACGGCGAGATCACGTCGTACGTCGTCGAGGGCTCGATCATCGCGACGATCGAGGGTCGCGGCGAGTGGGAGCTCGGTCCGGGCGACGCGCTGTGGCACCCCGGCGCGCTGCGCAACCGGTGGGAGATCCGTGACGACGGCACGGCGACGGTGCTGCTCGTGTACGCCTCCGAGTGA
- a CDS encoding GMC family oxidoreductase N-terminal domain-containing protein: protein MPPIRSLSLSKGLAPEYDAIVVGAGAAGCVVAARLSEDPAMRVLLVEAGPDGRADPAIDDAAHWDRLLGGAYDYAYRSEPADAVLGRSLAMPRGRVLGGSSSTNAMLWYRGHPADYDAWADAGATGWGYADLLPFFRRSEARAGGDPEHRGADGPMRVAPLARVHPIAHALLDAAAERGLPVLDDANAGANEGAVYADYNTVETPAGFERWSVVRAYLEPALARANLDVLVGSRVHGVVLEGTAVRGIRHVVDGALVETRATRTILCAGAIDTPRLLQLSGIGDRARLSAAGIRVRHDLPGVGENFQDHPLILGMNFRARADLGPVIGNGGGTMVNWRSSHARGRPDLHAVIAHGSRGDDVLHAAHDLSGERVFAIVPGLYHSRSVGWVRVRSADPDAAPEIQPNYLADPADLAALVDAVDAVQALVDVSAYADLAEGPITPAAGLSRAQKERFVRENVGTFFHCSGTARIGTDELAVVDPALRVRGLDGLWVADASVMPAIPTSNTQAPTIAIAERAAELLRA from the coding sequence ATGCCGCCGATCCGGTCCCTGAGCCTGTCGAAGGGCCTGGCGCCCGAGTACGACGCGATCGTCGTCGGCGCGGGAGCGGCCGGATGCGTCGTGGCCGCGCGCCTCTCGGAAGACCCCGCGATGCGCGTGCTCCTCGTCGAAGCCGGACCCGACGGGCGCGCCGATCCGGCGATCGACGATGCCGCGCACTGGGACCGCCTCCTCGGCGGCGCGTACGACTATGCCTACCGGTCCGAACCCGCCGACGCCGTGCTCGGCCGCTCGCTCGCCATGCCGCGCGGGCGCGTGCTCGGCGGCTCGTCGTCGACGAACGCGATGCTCTGGTATCGCGGGCATCCGGCCGACTACGACGCGTGGGCGGATGCGGGCGCCACCGGCTGGGGCTATGCCGACCTGCTCCCGTTCTTCCGCCGGTCGGAGGCGCGCGCCGGGGGCGACCCCGAGCACCGCGGCGCGGACGGGCCGATGCGCGTGGCGCCGCTCGCGCGCGTGCACCCGATCGCGCACGCGCTGCTGGATGCGGCGGCCGAGCGCGGCCTCCCCGTGCTCGACGACGCCAACGCCGGCGCGAACGAGGGCGCCGTCTACGCCGACTACAACACCGTCGAGACTCCCGCCGGCTTCGAGCGGTGGTCGGTCGTGCGCGCGTACCTCGAGCCGGCGCTCGCGCGCGCGAACCTCGACGTGCTCGTCGGCAGCCGTGTGCACGGCGTCGTGCTCGAGGGCACGGCGGTCCGCGGCATCCGGCACGTCGTCGACGGCGCGCTCGTCGAGACGCGGGCGACCAGGACGATCCTGTGCGCGGGCGCGATCGACACGCCCCGGCTGCTGCAGCTGTCGGGCATCGGCGACCGGGCGCGCCTGTCGGCCGCCGGCATCCGGGTCCGGCACGACCTGCCGGGCGTCGGCGAGAACTTCCAGGACCACCCGCTGATCCTCGGCATGAACTTCCGCGCCCGCGCCGACCTCGGGCCCGTGATCGGCAACGGCGGGGGCACGATGGTGAACTGGCGCAGCTCGCACGCCCGAGGCCGCCCCGACCTGCACGCCGTCATCGCGCACGGCTCGCGGGGCGACGACGTACTCCACGCCGCGCACGACCTCTCCGGCGAGCGCGTCTTCGCGATCGTGCCCGGCCTGTACCACTCGCGCAGCGTCGGGTGGGTGCGCGTGCGGTCGGCGGATCCGGATGCGGCGCCCGAGATCCAGCCGAACTATCTCGCCGATCCGGCGGATCTGGCCGCGTTGGTCGACGCCGTCGACGCCGTACAGGCTCTGGTCGACGTATCCGCGTACGCCGACCTCGCCGAGGGGCCGATCACCCCGGCGGCGGGGCTGTCGCGCGCCCAGAAGGAGCGGTTCGTCCGCGAGAACGTCGGCACGTTCTTCCACTGCTCGGGCACCGCCCGCATCGGCACCGACGAGCTCGCGGTGGTCGACCCGGCGCTGCGCGTGCGCGGCCTCGACGGCCTCTGGGTGGCCGATGCATCCGTCATGCCCGCGATCCCCACGAGCAACACGCAGGCCCCCACGATCGCGATCGCCGAACGCGCCGCCGAGCTGCTCCGCGCCTGA